The window CTGCGGAGGCTAGTTTTTTTTCATCGTAATGATGGATGGCACACTTATCTAAAAGCTTTAGCACTTGAGCCGATGGATGTTGGGCAGGACCATGAATAAAAAAAGCTATCCTGTGCTCATTCATTTGTGGTACTGTTCATCTTCCAGGCTGCTACATATAGCGGATGAGGAGCCCATTCTGCCAACAACTCCTTTGCTCGCAGCATGAGAGCTCCATCCGGCATGGATAGCGAAGAAGACACCTCTTTAGACCATCAGCACATGGCTGTTGATCTCACTCCTGCCGGCATGGATACGCTCTCTAACAGGTATTTACCCCGTTCAGTGGCCATTAGAAAGATGCCGTCTCATGTTTGATTTACATACTTATCTTTTTCCCCTGAAAAAATTACTCAAGCACCTGCGACCCCCTCCTTTCAGATCAAACAAAGGCATCACCGAGCTATCAGATTGTTCTAATCCTGGCTGTGGTGTTGTTGATTCAATCACAGCGAATCCAGAGTTCTCAGAACTGCATTCTGGAAGATCGGCACCTAAGCGGAAAAGGTAGTACATTTTGTTTTTTTACACTGGGATTTTTTAACTATTGTTAGAAGTAGTTTTTCTGTGGTGTACGATGGTGATAATGGCATAATTTATGAACTGTCAAGTGTCGTTTGTGTTGTTAATTAG of the Triticum aestivum cultivar Chinese Spring unplaced genomic scaffold, IWGSC CS RefSeq v2.1 scaffold150765, whole genome shotgun sequence genome contains:
- the LOC123177314 gene encoding uncharacterized protein; this translates as MRAPSGMDSEEDTSLDHQHMAVDLTPAGMDTLSNRSNKGITELSDCSNPGCGVVDSITANPEFSELHSGRSAPKRKSKREAFEGMDYRIAPAVKSPFQKCVERAAFRGDADVFVPSVGTIFDSKDEAYDFYNMFS